From the genome of Desulfovibrio sp. JY:
ACGGAAGGCGCGGAACTGGCCAGGGAAAAAGGCTGCGACGTGCTCGTGGCCCTCGGCGGCGGCAGCGCCATGGACGCGGCCAAGGCCATCAGCTGCCTGCTGGCCAATCCCGGGCCGCTGGCAAACCTCGAAGGCGCAACCGGCCTCAAACAGGGACCGCCGCTTGTCGCCGTACCGACCACCGCCGGCACGGGCAGCGAGGTCACACGGGTCGCCGTCCTCACCGACACGGCCCGCAAGTACAAGCTGCTGCTGGTCGGCGAAACGCTCATGCCGGCGGCGGCCATCCTCGACCCGGAACTGACCGCCTCCATGCCGCCCAAAGTGGCCGCGGCCACGGGCATGGACGCCCTGACCCACGCCATCGAGGCCTACGTCTCGAAGCTGGCCACCCCGCTCTCCGACACCCTGGCCCTGGCCGCCATCGAGACCATCGGCGCCAACCTGGCCCTGGCCGTGACCGCCCCGGACAACCTGCATGCCCGCGCGGCCATGCTCTATGCCCAGATGCAGGCGGGGCAGGCCTTTTCCAACGCTTCGGTCGGCCTCGTCCACGCCATGTCCCGGCCCATGGGCGCGCGCTACGGCGTGCCCCACGGCGCGGCCAACGCCATGCTGCTGCCCCATGTCGCGGCCTACAACCGGCCGGCCTGTCCGCAGCGCATGGCCCGCATCGCCATGGCCCTCGGACGGTGCATCGACGGCATGGACCTGGGAAAAGCCTCGCGCCAGGCGGCTGTCGCCCTGAAGGAACTGGCCGCCGAGCTGCCCCTGCCGCGCACCCTGGGCGACGTGGGCGTGCCGACGGGCGATCTGGTCGACATGGCCCGGGAAGCGGCGGAAAACGGCAGCAGCCGGGTCAACCCCCGCCGCCCCAGCCCGGAAGACATCGCTTCGATTTACCACGAATTGGCTTAGGGAGAGGTAGAAAGTGCGAGAGGGGAACCCTTTTTGGGAAAAAGGGTTCCCCTCTCGCGCTCTCCCCTCCCCAAAACTTTTAACGATTACGAATGCGGTGACGGTAATGCGCTGTAACCATTGAAAGTCTTTAGGATGGGGGGTCCGGGGGAAACCCTTTCTTCAGAAAGGGTTTCCCCCGGTTCCTCCATGCGAATGCCGCATGGCTCGGCTGGCCAGAAAGCGGGCCATGGGCGGGGCGAGGAACGTCACCAGGAAGAAGCGGACCGTCTGGAGCGTCATGACGAAGGACAGGTCGACGGGGCTCGTGGCCGCGATGATGGCCACGGTGTCCATGCCGCCGGGGCAGGTGGCGAGGTAGGCGGTCAGGGCGTCGACCCCGGCCAACCGCACGATGACCCAGGCCAGCACGCCGCAAAAGCTCATGAGCGCGACGATGGAGGCCAGGATGGCCGGCAGGGAGCGCGCGGCGTGCAGCGCCACCTGGCGGGTGAAGCCGAGCCCGATGCGCCAGCCGATGGCGCCGTAGGTGGCGGCGAGAAGCCAGGCCGGCACATCGGCGATGGCCACGCCCGAGAGGTGCAGCGCCCCGCCCACGGCCATGGGCGCGAGCATGGCCCCGGACGGAATATGCGTGCCGAACCCGACCAGCGCCCCCAGGGCAAAGAGTCCGAGCAGCGGCAGCAGCGTCTGCCACTGCGGCGCCGGGAACCAGACCACGTCGAGCCAGACCGAACCGCCCTTCCCCTGCCAGAAATGCGCCACCAGCGAAGCGGCCAGGGCCACGCAGATCACGCGCAAATACTGCATGAAGGCCACCAGCCGCGCATCCGCGCCGTTGGCTTCGGCCATGACCACCATGGCCGTGGCCCCGCCCGGGGACGTGCCCCAGATGCCAGTGGTTTCGGGCATGACATGGCGGCGGTAGAGCAGCCAGCCGAGCACGCCGCTGGCGGCGATGGTGGCCAGGACCACGGCCAGAAAAAGCGGCCAGCGGCTTAAAAACGAGGGCAGGATGTCCGGAGTGGCGGCCCGGGAGATAAACGCCCCGACAACGGTCTGGGCCAGGATGTAGGGGGCGCGGGGCAGCGCGATGTCGCCGCCGCAAAGGGCCATGACGATGCCGGCCAGCATGGGGCCGATCAAGAGCGCGGCCGGCAGGTGCATGCGCCATAGGCCCGCCGTGGCCGCCACTGTCATCACCGTCAGCAGCAACCACTTTTTCGCTTGCATGCGTGCTCTCCCCGGATGGGCGGGCGAGCGGGGCTCCGCCCCGGACCCCGGCAGAGGCTCCGCCTCTGCACTCCGCCGGGGGGCTTGATGCCCCCCGGTCCCCCCTTGACGCTTTGCCGGGTGGGACTTCGCGGGTTGATGGGAATGGGAATGGGAATCGAGTCTTTGTTGCCGCAATCGGCCCGCCGGCACGAAGCGCTTCGCGCTGCGACACCGGGCCGATTGCGGCAACAACCGCGCCAGCGGCGAAGCGCCGCATTTCAAGAAAAAAAGAATGCTTCCTTTATCCGTTCCCGGCTCAACCCGACCAAAGCCGAGTCGGGGGGACCGGGGGGCCCGTGGCCCCCCGGTAGGGTGGTCCGGGAGGGGCAACGCCCCTCCCGGCCGCCGGAGGCATCCCTATCTACCGCACAAGGCGGCCGATGCGGCTCCAGCGAATGTCGGACGGGCCGTCCCAGGACCAGTAGATGACCCAGGCCTTGCCCCGGATCTTGTCCTTGTCCACGAAGCCCCAGAAGCGGGAATCGTAGGATTCGTCGCGATTGTCGCCCATTACGAAGTATTTTCCGGGCGGCACGGTGATGGGACCGAAATTGTCGCGCCGGGCCTGGATGCCCGGATCGGTGTGCTTGACGTAGGGCTCGTCGAGCTTCTGGCCGTTTCTGTAGACGACCTTGTCCTTCATCTCCAGCACGTCGCCGGGCACGCCGATGATGCGCTTGATGAAGTCCTTGGAGGTGTCCTCGGGAAACTCGAAGACGATGACGTCCCCGTGCTGGGGATTTTCGAGGGGCAAAATGGACTTGTCGGTAAAGGGGATGCGGGTGCCGTAGAGGAATTTGTTGACCAGCAGGTGGTCGCCTATAAGCAGCGTATCGAGCATGGAGCCGGAGGGGATCTTGAAGGCCTGGACCACGAAGGTGCGGATGACGAAGGCCAGCACCAGGGCTACGGCCAGGGCTTCAAGATATTCCAACAGCAGCTTTTGCCATCTCGGGTTCATCGTCGTGATTCCTTGTTTTCGGGGGCGGCGGGACGGGCAGGCCCGCGCGAGCCGCGCGCGGACGCCCCGGCCGTGGTCGGAGGTTTGGAAAAGGCGGGCCGGTTAGTCGTCTCCGGCCTTGAGCGCCGCCAGGAAGGCTTCCTGGGGCAGTTCCACGTTGCCCATGCGCTTCATGCGCTTCTTGCCTTCCTTCTGCTTTTCCAAGAGTTTACGTTTCCGTGTGATGTCACCGCCGTAACATTTGGCCGTGACGTTTTTCCCCATGGGCGCGTTTCGCTCGCGGGCGATGATCTTGGTGCCGATGGCCGCCTGGATCACGACCTCGAAGAGCTGGCGCGGGATAACGCGCTTGAGCTTCAGGGCCAGGGCCCGGCCGTAATGGTAGGCGTTGTCGCGGTGCACGATGACGGCCAGCGCGTCGACCGGGTCGCCGTTGATCATGATGTCGAGCTTGACCAGGTCGGAAGCCCGGTAGTCGATGATCTCGTAGTCGAGGGACGCGTAGCCGCGCGTGGCGGACTTGAGCCGGTCGAAAAAGTCGTAGACGATCTCGGCGAACGGCAGTTCATAGGTGATGATGACGCGGCTGGCCGTGAGATAGCGCACGTCCTTCTGGATGCCGCGTTTTTCCTCGCACAACTTGAACACGCCGCCCACGTACTCGTTGGGGGTGTGGATCTCGAGGCGTGCATAGGGCTCGTAGAGGGTGGCGATTTCCTGGGTCTTGGGCAGTTTGCTCGGGTTCTCGATGGAGATGGTCGCGCCGGAGAGCGTTTCCACCTTGTAGATGACCGAGGGCGCGGTGGCGATGAGGTTGGCCCCGAACTCGCGCTCCAGCCGCTCCTGGATGATCTCCATGTGGAGCAGCCCCAGAAAGCCGCAGCGAAAGCCGAATCCGAGCGCCTGGGACGTCTCGGGCTCGTAGGTGAATGCGGCGTCGTTTAAGCGCAGCTTTTCCAGGGCGGTCTTTAAAACCTCGTACTCGGCCGCGTCCACCGGGTACAGGCCGCAAAAGACCATGGGCTTGATTTCCTTGAACCCGGGCAGGGCCTCGGTTGCGCCGTCCTCGGCCGCGGTGACGGTGTCGCCCACGCGGGCGTCGGTCAGCGTCTTGATGTTAGCGCACAAAAAGCCGGCTTCGCCCGGCCCGAAGCTCGGGATGTCGATGGGCCCCGGGGAAAACGCGCCCAGGCGGATGACCTCGAAGGTCGCGCCCGTGGACATCATCTTGATGCGCTGGCCATGCGTCACCGTGCCCTGGACCACCCGGAACAGGACCACGACGCCCTGGTAGGAGTCGTACCAGGAGTCGACGATCAGGGCCTTGAGCGGCGCGGCGGCGTCGCCCTTGGGCGGCGGAATCTTGGTGATGATCTGTTCGAGGACCTTGTCCACGTTGGCCCCGGTCTTGGCCGAAACGGACACGGCGTCGGCGCAGGGAAGCCCGATGGCCTCCTCGATCTCGGCCTTGACCGCCTCGGGGTCGGCGCTCGGCAGGTCGATCTTATTGAGGACCGGGATGATCTCCAGGTCGTTGTCCAGGGCCAAAAACACGTTGGCCAGGGTCTGGGCCTCCACGCCCTGGGTGGCGTCGACCACCAGCAGCGCCCCCTCGCAGGCGGCGAGGCTGCGCGAGACCTCGTAGGAAAAGTCCACGTGGCCGGGCGTGTCGATGAGGTTTAGGATGTAGTCGGTCCCGTCGGCGGCCTTGTAGGGAATGCGCACCGTCTGGGCCTTGATGGTAATGCCGCGTTCCCGCTCGATGTCCATGCGGTCGAGGTATTGCTCGCGCATCTCCCTGGCGGTAATGACGCCGGTGAGTTCGAGAATGCGATCGGCAAGAGTCGACTTGCCGTGGTCGATGTGGGCAATGATGCTGAAATTTCGGATGCGAGCGATGTCCATAGGATGAGGGGGCCTTTGGCGAAGCGACGCCAGGAGTCGGCTAGGCACATAATGGAAGGTGGTGTCGAGGTCAATGCGGGCGAGGGGCCGGCGGGGGGCCGGAAGCGAAAACCGCCCGTTGCGGCATGGCCTAGAGACATTTTCGTGGTGTTTGACACATTTTTCACTTGGTATTCCCCTGGCCCTGGTGTATACGAAGCGCACTCATGGGGACGGCCGGCTCCGGTACTACATCCGGCCACCCACGGATAACGCGGAAACGTTAAACAAAATCACCGGTAAGGAGGCGCTACATGTCCAAATTGGTTCCGCCGCATGGAGGCAAAGGTCTGGTCATTCGCCTGCTCGAGGGCGCTGCGAAGGAAGCCGAGCTCAAGAAGGCCGCTGGCCTGAAGAAGGTCGAGATCACCGCCCAGGAAAAGGGCGACCTGATCATGATCGGCATCGGCGGCTTTTCGCCCCTCGAAGGCTTCATGACCAAGGCCGATTGGAAGAGCGTCGTCGAGAAGATGACCCTGGCCGATGGCACCTTCTGGCCGGTTCCCGTCATGCTGGCGGTTACCAAGGAAGACGCCGCCGGGATCAAGGCGGGCGAGGAGATCACCCTCGAGCGCAACGGCGAAATCTACGCCACCATGAAGGTCACCGAAAAGTTCGAGATGACCGAAGCCGACAAGAAGTGGGAATCCGAGCTGGTCTACAAGGGCCACGGCGACGACTCCGCCGACGACAAGTTCTGGAAGGTCGCCCTTGAGGACCATCCGGGCGTCAAGATGGTCATGGCCCGCAAGGACGTCTGCCTGGCCGGTCCGGTCAACGTCCTGTCCGAGGGCGAGTACCCGACCAAGTACAAGGGCGTCTACCTGCGCCCGGCCGAGACCCGCGCCATCTTCGACGAGCGTGGTTGGGCCAACGTCGCCGCTCTGCAGCTGCGTAACCCCATGCACCGCTCCCACGAGTACCTGTGCAAGATCGCCATCGAAGTTTGCGACGGCGTCATCATCCACTCGCTGATCGGCAACCTGAAGCCCGGCGACATCCCGGCCGAAGTGCGCGTCGACTGCATCGACACCCTGGTCAAGCACTACTTCGTCGAGAAGAACGTGGTCCAGGGCGGCTATCCCCTCGACATGCGTTATGCCGGTCCCCGCGAAGGCCTGCTCCACGCCACCTTCCGCCAGAACTACGGCGTCAACAAGATGATCATCGGCCGTGACCACGCCGGCGTCGGCGACTTCTACGGCATGTTCGAGGCTCAGGAAATCTTCGACCGCATTCCCTATGCCGACGGCAAGGCCCCCAAGGCCGGCCAGGCCCTGCTCTGCCAGCCGCTGAAGATCGACTGGACCTTCTACTGCTACAAGTGCGACGGCATGGCTTCCCTGCGCACCTGCCCGCACACCAAGGAAGACCGCGTCATCCTGTCCGGCACCAAGCTGCGCAAAATGCTGTCCGAGGGCGGCGAGATTCCGGATCACTTTGGCCGCGACGAAGTCCTGGTCAAGCTGCGCAAGTACTACGAAGGTCTCACCAACAAGGTCGAGATCAAGATGCACCACGCCGCCGAAGGCAACTAGGCAGCGACGCATCCCACGGATACTCGGGGGGGCGCTTCGGCGTCCCCCTTTTTTTGTGCCCAGCATCCGCCCGTCCGCATCCCCTCCTCTCGCAAGTCCCCGGCCGCGGGTCGCTCCCTGTCGCATTTCATAGTAATATACTCTAATATTAGTATATTTTTCACACACGCCACTGTTTAAAATCCATACGCATTTTCGACCTCTGTATAAAAAACTCCCGTCGCCGCGCGATATTCCCCTTGGCCCGGTTGTTGCTATTGCCCTATGCACAAAAAACGGTTCTATATTTTGTGCATCCAAGCGACACAACACGCCCCTCCCAACAACAGAGGGGGACAGCGGCCAAACACAAATCCCGGGTGGAAAGTCTTCGACGCAGAAGCTGCAAGGCTGCACACGGAAAAAATAAAAACCGGTTCAGTGATTCCCCTTCCAGGGACTCTGACGAAAAGCCCCGACACAACGGAGGATCATGATGCGCAAGTTAACGTCCCTTGTCGCGCTGCTCGCATTTGTCCTGACCATCATCACCAGCCTTATCTTGTACATCGCTCCCCAGGGACGCGTCGCCTACTGGTCCGACTGGACGCTTTTCGGCCTCGACAAGACGCAGTGGGGCAACCTGCACGTCAACCTGGGCATGCTGTTTCTTCTCGCCCTGGCGCTTCATGCCTATTACAATTGGAAGGCCATTGTGGCCTATCTGAGCCGGGCCAGAAAACTGGTGATCGTCACGCCGGCCTTTGTTGCGGCCTGCGCCATCGTGCTGCTGGTGGGGCTCGGCACCTATGCCGGGCTGCCGCCCTTCTCGACCTTCCTGGCCGGCAGCGACTATTTCAAGGAACGCGCGGCCCGGCTGTACGGCGAACCGCCCTACGGCCATGCCGAACTTTCTCCCCTGGCCTCGCTCGCGCCCAAGCTCGGCCTGACGCCGGAGGTCATTGTAAAGGGCCTCAAAAAGGCCGGCTACGACGCGGCCGCGCCGGACGCCACCTTGCTCTCACTGTCACGGCGCTACGGCGTCTCGCCGCAAAAGCTCTACCAGGCCTTCGCACCCGATACGGGCAAGGAACTGCCGGAGCTGCCGCCGCCCGGCACCGGCAACCGCAGCCTGTCCGACCTGTGCCAGACCTACGGCCTCGACACGGCGCGCATCGTGGCCGGGCTCAAGGACCGCGGCATCGCGGCCACACCCGACGCCACCATCAAGACCATAAGCGAGAAAAACGGCCAGGGACCGCTCGAAGTCTACGCCGCCATCCGGCAGGCCGCCGTCGCCGCGAGGCCGTAAACGCCCCAACAGTCGCCAAACGGGCCGGCAGGCGCGAACGCGGCGCGTGTGCCGGCCCGTGACGTTTTCCGGGACCGCCGCCGCATCCCCTCTTTCCTTTGTGTCCGCGCCGCTGCAACCATGCGGCGATCCGGCGTTACGCCGGTAACGCCCCGCACGACGCTTGCCGCAGTTGGCCAATCCCTGTATGCCAAAGTCCATGGAGCAGTACCTCGCCGATTTGCATATCCATTCCCGCTATTCCAGAGCCACCAGCAAGGGGCTGACCCCGTACAACCTGGCCGCCTGGGGCGAAATCAAGGGGCTCACCGTGGTGGCCACCGGGGACTTCACCCACCCGGGCTGGCTCGACGAGCTCAAGGCAGCCCTGACTCCGGACGGGAGCGGGCTTTTGCGCCTCGATGATCCCAAGGGCCTGGCCGGGGAAATACCCTGGTTGCCCGACGCGCATCCGGCCGGCCGGGTGCGCTTTTTGCTTTCGGCGGAAATAAGCTCCATCTACAAACGCGGCGGCAAGGTCCGCAAAGTCCACAACCTCGTCTACATGCCCTCCTTCGAGGCGGCCGAAAAGCTCAATGCCAAGCTGGCCAAGGTCGGCAACCTGGCCTCCGACGGCCGACCGATCCTCGGCCTCGACAGCCGCCATCTGCTGGAGATGACGCTTGAGACCGACCCGCTGGCCTTTCTCGTGCCGGCCCATATCTGGACGCCGTGGTTCTCGCTTTTCGGCTCCAAGTCGGGCTTCGATTCGGTGGAGGAGTGCTACGGGTCCCTGGCCAGGGAAATCTTCGCCATGGAGACCGGGCTGTCCTCGGACCCGGAGATGAACTGGACGCTGTCGGCCCTGGACCGCTTCCGGATGATCTCCAACTCCGACGCCCATTCCGGCGAAAAGCTCGGCCGCGAATGCAACATCTTTTCCGGCGACCCCTCTTTCGAGGGCATCTACCGGGCGCTTCGCGGCCAGGGTGTCGGGCCGAAATTTTGCGGCACCGTGGAATTTTTCCCGGAAGAGGGCAAATACCACCTCGACGGCCATAGGGAATGCGGCGTGGTCATGGAGCCGGCCGAAGCCAAGGCCCGGGGCGGGCTGTGCCCGGTGTGCGGCAAGCCCATGACCCTCGGCGTGCTGCACCGGGTGCTCGATCTGGCCGACCGCGCCGAGCCCGTGCGGCCGGAAGGCATGCCCGGGTTCACGTCGCTTATTCCCCTGGACGAGCTGGCCGGCGAGGTCATGGGCGTCGGGCCCAAGACGGCCAAGGCCCATGGGCTGGTGGCCCGGATGCTGGCCCGCTTCGGCGCGGAACTGACCGTGTTGCGCGAGGCTCCGGCCGAGGAGATCGGCCGGGTGAGCACCGCCCTGGCCGAGGCCGTCAGCCGCATGCGCCGGGGCCGGGTCTTGCGCACGCCCGGATTCGACGGCCAGTACGGCCGCATCGCGGTTTTCACCCCCGAGGAACGCCGCGAGCTCAAGGTCGGCCGTTTTCTGGCCGTGCCGCCGACGCCGGACAGGACCAAGACCGCCCGCGAACCGGCCGTGGAGGACGATCCGCCCTCGGACCCACCCCCCGCGCCGAAAGGAGTCGCAGAGCCGGCCCCGCCGAAGCCCTTTGACCGGGGCCTCAACCCAGCCCAGCGCGCGGCCGTTTCGTCCCAGGCCCGCCACCAGCTGGTGGTCGCCGGACCGGGCACGGGCAAGACCCATACGCTTTTGGCCAAGATCCGGGCCCTGCTCGATGCCGGCGTGCCGCCGGACGACATCCTGGCCGTGACCTTTACCCGCCGGGCGGCCGGGGAACTCCGGGAGCGGCTGGCCCGCGACGCCGGCGTCGCCGAAGACGCCGTGGAGAGCGCCTCGGAAAACGCCGCCCTGCCCCGGGCCGACACCCTGCACGCCCTGGCCCTGGCCTCCTGGACCGCCTCCGGCGGCCAGGAACCGGTGCTCCTCTCCGAAGAAGCCGCCAGACGCCTTTTTGCCACGGTCAACCCGGAACTTTCCGGAGCCCGGCTGCGGGCCGCCTGGCGCGAACTGTCCCTGGCCCGGGAACGGCTCACACCGCTCCCCCCGGCCGACACCGCCGGCCCCGGGCTCTATGCCGACCGCTACGCCCGGCAGAAAGCCGACTGGAACCTGCTCGATTTCACCGATCTGCTGGAATTCTGGCTGGAAAAGCTTGTCGCCGGCAGCGAACAGCCGACCTGCACCCATGTGCTGGTGGACGAGGTCCAGGACCTGACGCCGCTGCAACTGGCCGTGATCGCCGCCCTGGTCGGGCGCGACCGGGCCAGCCTTTTCGCCATCGGCGACCCGGACCAGTCCATCTACGGCTTCCGGGGCGCGGCCCCGGGGGTGCGGGCCGAACTGCTCGCGGCCTGGCCGGATCTGGAAGTCGCCACCCTGGCCGAGAACTACCGCTCCACCCAGCCGATCCTGAACCTGGCCGCCGGACTTTTTCCGGGCCGCGCGCCGCTTATCTCGCGCCTCAGTTCCGAAACACCCGTGGCCAGCGAGATACAGCTTTTCGAGGCCCCGACCGCCGCCGGCGAGGCCGGCTGGATGGGCGAGCGCATCCAGGCGCTTCTCGGCGGCACCTCGCTGACCCTGGCCCGCGACCTGTCCGCCGACACCCTGGCCCCGGGCGATCTGGCCGTGCTGGTGCGTTTTTCCGGGCTCATCGGCCCCATCCGCAAGAGCCTCGAACGCTTCGGCATCCCCTGCGCCGCGCCCGAGGCCGACGCCTACTGGAACGAGCCCCGGGTGCGGCTGCTTCTGGCCGCGGCCGGACGCCTCCTGGGCCTGCCCGCGCCGGCGGACGTGGAAAAGCCGCCTACCCTGCCCGACCGGGTGCTGGCCAAGGGACCGCTGGGGCTGTCGGCCTACCTTGGCGACATCGCGCCTTTCGACCGCCTGTTCTGGCAGGGACCGGAATTTCGGGATCTGTGCCGGGGCTTCGACGCCCACGACGGCTGGGCCGGACTGCTCAACCACGTGGCCACCCAGACCGAACTGGAGCTGGTGGGCAAACGCGCCCAGAAGGTGCGCATCATGTCCCTGCACGCGGCCAAGGGGCTGGAATTCGCGGCCGTGTTTCTGCCGGCCCTGGAAGACGGCATCCTGCCCTTTGCCGGTTCGGACTTTTTAAGCGGCAAACCCGGGCACCTGGCCGGACAGATGGACGAGGAGGAGGAGCGGCGGCTTTTTTACGTCGGGCTCACCCGGGCCAAAAGCCGCCTGTTCCTCTCCCATGCCCTGCGTCGCGATCTTTTCGGTCGCAGGCTCATGCTCAAGCGTTCGCGGTTTCTGGAAAACCTTGATCTCGGGGGGGTGCGGCGCCGGGCGCTGCGGGCGCGCACGGTCAGCCAGGTCAAACAGCTGGGGCTTTTCGACGCGGACGCGCCTACCAGATGAATCGCCACAGATAGCGTTCGTAGGCCCGGGACATCCGATGGGCCGTCGGCGCCTTGACGCCAAGGTCCTGCAACCGGCAATACACGTGCAGCGGGTTGAAAAAATGCTGCATGAAATTACGAATTTGTCGCATGACACCATCACCTTGAAACACCGGCGGGATGCATCCGCCATTGCAAACGCGGCGCACCGACTGGCCGCTCACATAATGACAACCGGCACTTCATACGCCCGAACTTCCGGACGCTCAAGCTTTCACA
Proteins encoded in this window:
- a CDS encoding UvrD-helicase domain-containing protein, producing the protein MEQYLADLHIHSRYSRATSKGLTPYNLAAWGEIKGLTVVATGDFTHPGWLDELKAALTPDGSGLLRLDDPKGLAGEIPWLPDAHPAGRVRFLLSAEISSIYKRGGKVRKVHNLVYMPSFEAAEKLNAKLAKVGNLASDGRPILGLDSRHLLEMTLETDPLAFLVPAHIWTPWFSLFGSKSGFDSVEECYGSLAREIFAMETGLSSDPEMNWTLSALDRFRMISNSDAHSGEKLGRECNIFSGDPSFEGIYRALRGQGVGPKFCGTVEFFPEEGKYHLDGHRECGVVMEPAEAKARGGLCPVCGKPMTLGVLHRVLDLADRAEPVRPEGMPGFTSLIPLDELAGEVMGVGPKTAKAHGLVARMLARFGAELTVLREAPAEEIGRVSTALAEAVSRMRRGRVLRTPGFDGQYGRIAVFTPEERRELKVGRFLAVPPTPDRTKTAREPAVEDDPPSDPPPAPKGVAEPAPPKPFDRGLNPAQRAAVSSQARHQLVVAGPGTGKTHTLLAKIRALLDAGVPPDDILAVTFTRRAAGELRERLARDAGVAEDAVESASENAALPRADTLHALALASWTASGGQEPVLLSEEAARRLFATVNPELSGARLRAAWRELSLARERLTPLPPADTAGPGLYADRYARQKADWNLLDFTDLLEFWLEKLVAGSEQPTCTHVLVDEVQDLTPLQLAVIAALVGRDRASLFAIGDPDQSIYGFRGAAPGVRAELLAAWPDLEVATLAENYRSTQPILNLAAGLFPGRAPLISRLSSETPVASEIQLFEAPTAAGEAGWMGERIQALLGGTSLTLARDLSADTLAPGDLAVLVRFSGLIGPIRKSLERFGIPCAAPEADAYWNEPRVRLLLAAAGRLLGLPAPADVEKPPTLPDRVLAKGPLGLSAYLGDIAPFDRLFWQGPEFRDLCRGFDAHDGWAGLLNHVATQTELELVGKRAQKVRIMSLHAAKGLEFAAVFLPALEDGILPFAGSDFLSGKPGHLAGQMDEEEERRLFYVGLTRAKSRLFLSHALRRDLFGRRLMLKRSRFLENLDLGGVRRRALRARTVSQVKQLGLFDADAPTR
- a CDS encoding iron-containing alcohol dehydrogenase, which translates into the protein MTTTRLFCTPPRIQFGPRALEHVGREAARLGKTALVVTGRSSSTKNGSLERTCALLTAAGVAAVPFARVESDPSLDTVTEGAELAREKGCDVLVALGGGSAMDAAKAISCLLANPGPLANLEGATGLKQGPPLVAVPTTAGTGSEVTRVAVLTDTARKYKLLLVGETLMPAAAILDPELTASMPPKVAAATGMDALTHAIEAYVSKLATPLSDTLALAAIETIGANLALAVTAPDNLHARAAMLYAQMQAGQAFSNASVGLVHAMSRPMGARYGVPHGAANAMLLPHVAAYNRPACPQRMARIAMALGRCIDGMDLGKASRQAAVALKELAAELPLPRTLGDVGVPTGDLVDMAREAAENGSSRVNPRRPSPEDIASIYHELA
- the sat gene encoding sulfate adenylyltransferase, translated to MSKLVPPHGGKGLVIRLLEGAAKEAELKKAAGLKKVEITAQEKGDLIMIGIGGFSPLEGFMTKADWKSVVEKMTLADGTFWPVPVMLAVTKEDAAGIKAGEEITLERNGEIYATMKVTEKFEMTEADKKWESELVYKGHGDDSADDKFWKVALEDHPGVKMVMARKDVCLAGPVNVLSEGEYPTKYKGVYLRPAETRAIFDERGWANVAALQLRNPMHRSHEYLCKIAIEVCDGVIIHSLIGNLKPGDIPAEVRVDCIDTLVKHYFVEKNVVQGGYPLDMRYAGPREGLLHATFRQNYGVNKMIIGRDHAGVGDFYGMFEAQEIFDRIPYADGKAPKAGQALLCQPLKIDWTFYCYKCDGMASLRTCPHTKEDRVILSGTKLRKMLSEGGEIPDHFGRDEVLVKLRKYYEGLTNKVEIKMHHAAEGN
- a CDS encoding AbrB family transcriptional regulator; this translates as MQAKKWLLLTVMTVAATAGLWRMHLPAALLIGPMLAGIVMALCGGDIALPRAPYILAQTVVGAFISRAATPDILPSFLSRWPLFLAVVLATIAASGVLGWLLYRRHVMPETTGIWGTSPGGATAMVVMAEANGADARLVAFMQYLRVICVALAASLVAHFWQGKGGSVWLDVVWFPAPQWQTLLPLLGLFALGALVGFGTHIPSGAMLAPMAVGGALHLSGVAIADVPAWLLAATYGAIGWRIGLGFTRQVALHAARSLPAILASIVALMSFCGVLAWVIVRLAGVDALTAYLATCPGGMDTVAIIAATSPVDLSFVMTLQTVRFFLVTFLAPPMARFLASRAMRHSHGGTGGNPF
- the lepB gene encoding signal peptidase I produces the protein MNPRWQKLLLEYLEALAVALVLAFVIRTFVVQAFKIPSGSMLDTLLIGDHLLVNKFLYGTRIPFTDKSILPLENPQHGDVIVFEFPEDTSKDFIKRIIGVPGDVLEMKDKVVYRNGQKLDEPYVKHTDPGIQARRDNFGPITVPPGKYFVMGDNRDESYDSRFWGFVDKDKIRGKAWVIYWSWDGPSDIRWSRIGRLVR
- a CDS encoding DUF4405 domain-containing protein encodes the protein MMRKLTSLVALLAFVLTIITSLILYIAPQGRVAYWSDWTLFGLDKTQWGNLHVNLGMLFLLALALHAYYNWKAIVAYLSRARKLVIVTPAFVAACAIVLLVGLGTYAGLPPFSTFLAGSDYFKERAARLYGEPPYGHAELSPLASLAPKLGLTPEVIVKGLKKAGYDAAAPDATLLSLSRRYGVSPQKLYQAFAPDTGKELPELPPPGTGNRSLSDLCQTYGLDTARIVAGLKDRGIAATPDATIKTISEKNGQGPLEVYAAIRQAAVAARP
- the lepA gene encoding translation elongation factor 4, with the protein product MDIARIRNFSIIAHIDHGKSTLADRILELTGVITAREMREQYLDRMDIERERGITIKAQTVRIPYKAADGTDYILNLIDTPGHVDFSYEVSRSLAACEGALLVVDATQGVEAQTLANVFLALDNDLEIIPVLNKIDLPSADPEAVKAEIEEAIGLPCADAVSVSAKTGANVDKVLEQIITKIPPPKGDAAAPLKALIVDSWYDSYQGVVVLFRVVQGTVTHGQRIKMMSTGATFEVIRLGAFSPGPIDIPSFGPGEAGFLCANIKTLTDARVGDTVTAAEDGATEALPGFKEIKPMVFCGLYPVDAAEYEVLKTALEKLRLNDAAFTYEPETSQALGFGFRCGFLGLLHMEIIQERLEREFGANLIATAPSVIYKVETLSGATISIENPSKLPKTQEIATLYEPYARLEIHTPNEYVGGVFKLCEEKRGIQKDVRYLTASRVIITYELPFAEIVYDFFDRLKSATRGYASLDYEIIDYRASDLVKLDIMINGDPVDALAVIVHRDNAYHYGRALALKLKRVIPRQLFEVVIQAAIGTKIIARERNAPMGKNVTAKCYGGDITRKRKLLEKQKEGKKRMKRMGNVELPQEAFLAALKAGDD